The following DNA comes from Candidatus Zixiibacteriota bacterium.
GGGGGCTTTAGTTCCTCTCTTTATAAGAGAGGGATTCAGGGTGAGTTCCTTCATAAAAAACGGTTTTTAACCTGACTAAAACTCTTTCAAGGTTATTGACTATCTGCCCGTTTCGAAAACGGATTACATTGATACCCATATTATTTATGATATACGACCTAAGTTCATCGTACTCTTTCTGGAGGTCATGATTCTTGCCATCAATTTCCACTACCAGCCGTTTTTCATAACAATAAAAATCAGCAATAAAGAACCTCTTTTGATTCATGTACTCA
Coding sequences within:
- a CDS encoding endonuclease domain-containing protein; protein product: MNKTVVRAAKSVCRDLRKRSARSEQIFWDAVRNRKILGKKFLRQYPIFFEYMNQKRFFIADFYCYEKRLVVEIDGKNHDLQKEYDELRSYIINNMGINVIRFRNGQIVNNLERVLVRLKTVFYEGTHPESLSYKERN